The Acidicapsa ligni DNA window TTTGATGGTGTGGACGGAGCGAAAGATTTCGCTGAGCAGTTCGCTATCCGTTGGGCGCGCCTCCAGATCGGTGAGGCCGCGCTCCATACGGTCTAAACCTTCCTGGCTCTCGATTAAAAACTCTCGCGTCAGTTCGTCCATGATTGCCTGCCGAATCTGCTGCCCGCGCGGAATGCTGCGGATGAGATTTCACAAGAGTCTTATCGGAATGTAGAGAGCAAACTTGAGTTGTAAAGAAGCAGAGAAAGCCCGGCTGGAGAAGTTGCATCCAGGGCTGTGGCGATTTAGGCTAAAGCTCCGCGCTTTTCCAGCGCGGTACATGCAGGACATGAGATTGGACCGGATGCAGGCTGGGGATTTATCCATTTCGATGCAGCAACTTGTGGATGCGGCGGTGATCGCTGCGGGACATTCGTACTCGCCTTACTCGAAGTTTCGCGTGGGTGCTGCGCTGTTGTTGACCAATGGCGAGACGGTGACGGGAACGAATGTGGAGAATGTCAGTTATAGTCTGACGATCTGTGCGGAGCGTTCGGCGCTGGTGCGCGCAGTGGCAGAGTTTGGGCCTGAAATCAGGATTGCTGCGGCGGCGGTTGTGAATCTCAACGATGCGCCCAGTCCGCCTTGTGGGGCTTGCAGGCAGATGTTGGCGGAGTTCATCGATGGCGATGCACCGGTGAGTTTTCCTGCGGGTGCGGCGGGCGCGGTCAGTGCAGTTATACGACCTTTCCGCGAGCTATTGCCTTTTGCGTTCGACTTACAACTTAAATGAGGTTATGCGACTTGCAATCTAACTCACACACTCAAGATGCTTCGCCTGTTTCGGGTGAGACCGCTGCTCCTATGCATGCTATCGATGTGATCCGTAAGAAGCGGGATCGCGGTAGTTTGTCTGAGGCTGAGATTCGCTTCATGGTCCGAGGTGCTGCGAGTGAAAGCATTCCAATGGAGCAGTTGTCGGCGTGGCTGATGGCTTGCTGGCTGAATGGGCTGGCGCTGGAGGAGATTCGCGCGCTGACGGTGGCGATGCGTGACTCGGGCGTGAAGTTCGATTCGAGCCGCCTGGAGAAGGTGACTGTCGATAAGCATTCGACGGGCGGCGTGGGAGATAAGACGAGTTTTCTGGTGGCTCCGATTGCTGCTGCCTGCGGGCTTGCGGTGCCGATGATCAGTGGCCGTGCGCTGGGGCATACGGGGGGCACGCTGGACAAGTTGGAGGCTATCCCCGGCTATCGGACGGCGCTGACGCTGGAGGAGTTCGAGGCGGTGATTGTGGAGTGCGGGGCGGCGATTGTAAGCCAGACTCCTGCGCTGGTGCCTGCGGATCGAGTGCTCTATGCGCTGCGAGACAGGACAGGGACGGTGGAGAGTCCGGGGCTGATTTGTGCTTCGATTTTGAGCAAGAAGCTGGCGGCTGGATTAAATGCGCTGGTGCTGGATGTGAAGACCGGGTCGGGGGCTTTTTTGCGCAAGCGTGAGGATGCGGATTACCTCGCGGCGCTGATGGTGGCGACTGCCGAGGCGGCGGGAACGCGGACTGTTGCGGTGATGACCGACATGAGTCAGCCTCTGGGTCATGCGGCGGGTAACTGGATCGAGTTAGTTGAATCGGTGGATTTGCTTTCAGGAAAGCGACCTTCGCAGAGCGAGGACTTGCGTGAGCTTTCGCTGATTCTGGCTGGATGGATGGTGTACCTGGGCGGCAAGGCCAGTTCGGCGGAAGAGGGTTACGGCAAGGCTGAAACGACGCTGCGGGATGGGTCGGCGCTGAAGCATTTCTATGCGATGGTGGCGGCGCAGGGTGGGGATGTTTCAGCTTTTGACGATCCGGCTGGGTTTCACAAGCCGGGCGCTACGTTCGTTCTGAAGGCGAAGCAGACGGGCTGGATTGCGGCGATGGATACGACTGCCCTGGGTTGGGCGGTGCAGCGGCTGGGGGCTGGACGCGAGAAGGCTGGGGAGCCGGTCGATGCTCATGCCGGCATCGACTTTCATAAGCGGCGTGGGGATTTTGTTACGGCCGGGGAGCCGCTGGCTACGCTCTATGCGACGAATGAAAGCCTGTTGGCTGAGCCGATTGCTTTGATTGAGGGAGCGTTGACGTTCTCTGGGGTGGCTCCGGAGGCGGTGATGCTGGTGAGTCGGGTGTTTACTCGGGACGAGGCTGTGGCTTTTCTTGGGGCTGTTTGAATTTTGGGGTGGTGATTGTCTGGAGGGGAGAAGCAGATTCCCTTCGGGAATGACAGACCAGAAAAGCAAGGGCAACTGCAACTGCAAAAGCTCACAGCAGATTCCCTGCGGGAATGACAGACAGAAAAGCAAGGGCAGGGGCAAAAGCAAAAACAAGGGAAGGGATTAAGGCGGAAGTAGATTTCTTTTGGGAATTACAGACGGAAAAGCTGGGGCAAAGGCTGATGAAGTTTGCTTGATACTGTAAGGTAATAAGCAATTCATTGATAGAAGCGGCGTGATTGAGCGCGAGGGAGCAAGCCTTTTGGATAGATTTACCGGTGTGCTGGGAATTCTGGCTGTATTGATCGCGGCGTGGCTGGGCTCGACTAACCGCAGGGCTATTCGATGGCGGACTGTGGCCTGGGGGTTGGGTTTACAGCTATTGTTTGCGTTTATTGTTTTGCGCTTCGATTATGGGCAGCGGGCGATGGCCTGGGCTGGTGGCGTGATTCAGAACATGCTGGCGGCTACCTACTCCGGAACGAGGATTCTTTTTGGCGAACTGGGTTTGCCCAATGCCGGCCTGGTTGGAGAAGTACTGGCGAAGAATGGGCATCCGAATGCCGGTTCGATGTTCGCATTTCAGGTGCTGCCGACGATCATCTTTATCTCAGCGTTTTTTGCGGTGCTCTACCATATCGGGCTGATGCAGATCATTATTCGCGCGCTGGCGTGGGTGATGTTGAAGACGATGCGCATCTCGGGAGCGGAGAGCATGAATGTGGCCGCTTCAATCTTCATGGGTCAGACGGAGGCTCCGCTGACGATTCGGCCGTTTCTATCCAAGGCTACGCGCAGTGAGTTGATGACCATTATGACCAGCGGCATGGCGCATGTTTCCGGCGGCATCATGGCGATGTATATCTCCCAGGGCATCGAGGCGAAGCACCTGCTTTCGGCGGTGATCATGACTTCGCCGGGCACGATTTTGATGGCGAAGATGTTGGTGCCGGAGACGGAGGTACCTGCAACCGAAGGCCGCGTCGTGATGCCCAAAGACGAGATGCACAAGGACGAAAATCTGATTGGCTCGATTGCGCGTGGAACGCTGGATGGAGGCAAGCTGGCGTTCAATGTGGCGATCATGCTGGTAAGTTTTCTGGCGCTGGTGGCGCTGCTGGATAGCCTGCTGGGGTGGTTCCATGCGGGACATCTTTGGTTTCCGGGCAGCCTGGGGCAGATTTTAGGATTTGTGTTTGCTCCGGTGGCATGGCTGATCGGTGTTCCGTGGCATGATGCGGGGGCTATCGGCAACCTGCTGGGCACGCGCATGGCATTGAATGAGGTGATCGCTTACATTGCGCTGGGCGCGCAGAAGGCTACGCTGGCTCCGCGCTCGTTCACGATCGCGACGTTTGCACTTTGCGGATTTGCGAATCTTGGATCGGTGGGCATGCAGATTGGCGGGATTGGAGCGCTGGTTCCAGAGCGGCGCAATGATCTGGCCAAGCTGGGGATTCGGGCGATGCTGGCGGGGACGATGGCGAATCTGATTTCGGCTTCGATTGCCGGGATGTTTTTGGGGTAGCTTTCCAACGATGCAGGGCGGGCAGGTAAAGTATTTTTATGACTAGCCCGCACGCTCCTTCGTATTTCGACCAGGTGAATGAGGCTGCTGAGTTTCTTCGCGGCAAATTGGGGGCGCTTGCTCCGCGTATCGGTATTGTTCTTGGCTCGGGTTTGGGAGCTGTGGCTGAGGCGGTGATTGATCCGGTCGTTGTTCCTTATGCTGAGATTCCGCATTTTCCGCAATCTACGGTTGAGGGGCACTCGGGGCGGATTATCGCCGGGCTACTGGGCGGGACGACGGTTATCGTGATGCAGGGGCGGGTGCATTTCTACGAGGGATATACGCCGCAGCAGGTGACTTTTCCTATGCGGGTGCTGGGGCGGCTGGGGTTGGAGACGGTGATACTGACGAATGCTTCGGGCGGGATCAATGCCAATTACCAGGTCGGCCAGTTGGTGCTGATCTCGGATCATGTGAATTCGCTGGGATTTAATCCGCTGGTTGGCGCAAATGAGGCGCGGTTTGGGAATGGTTCTTCAACGGGGCTGCGTTTTTTCGATATGACTGAGGCTTACTCGATTGACCTGCGTACGCTGGCGCAGAACGCTGCGCGGGCTGAGGGCTCTGTGCTGCATGAGGGCATTTACCTGGCGACATCCGGGCCGAGTTTTGAGACTCCGGCGGAGATTCGCGCTTTTCGCACGCTTGGCGCGGACCTGGTGGGCATGTCCACTGTGCCGGAGACGATTGTGGCGCGACATATGGGGATGCGGGTGTTGGGCATCTCGTGCGTGACCAACCTGGCGGCGGGAATCTCGGCGACTCATCTGAGCCATGAAGAGGTTTTTGAGACTGGAAACCGGGTGCAGCACGAGTTGACTGCGCTGTTCAAACGGCTATTGCCGACGATTGCGACTACGATCGCTTCGACATCGGAGCGGCAGGGATGAGTGGCGATTCAATAGGGCAACTTCCCTTTCCACCGGTCATGATCGCGGTTGCCGGGGCCTCCGGTTCAGGCAAAAGTACGCTTGCTGTCGAGGTGGCGCGCGCGCTGGGCGGCATTCATTTTTCGCTGGATAACTACTATCGCGACCTTGGGCATCTCTCTTTGCCGGAGCGGGCGCGGCAGAATTTCGATGATCCGGCGTTGATCGAGAGCGCACTTCTGGCGAAGCATATCGCGGAGCTGGCTCAGGGTCATGCCATTGAGCGGCCGGTTTACGACTTTGCTACTTATACGCGGGTGGTTGGGGAGACGGAGACGATTTATCCCAGTGGTTTTGTGGTGGTGGAAGGGCTTTTTACGTTGTACTTTCCAGATCTGCGACCGTATTACCAGTTGAGTGTGTTCGTGGATACTCCGGATGATGTTTGTTTTGCGCGGCGGCTCAAACGGGATGTTGAGGAGCGTGGGCGCGATCCGGAGTCGGTGCGCGTGCAATATGACGCTACGGTGCGACCGTGCGGGCTGGCGTTTGTTCGACCGCTGATTGATTTTGCAGACCTGGTTATCGAAGGTACGGATCCACTGGATTTCAAGGTGGAGCTGGTTATCTCCACGCTGAGAAAACGGGGCCTGTTGCAGGGATCGGGCATGGCGGGTTGAGGCGTATTTTGCCGAAGATGGAGGCGTGTTGAATTTAAAGCGCCTGTGTCGATTTCGAATTGCCGCTGACAAGTTTCGTCCAATATCTACACAACTTTATCGAAGTGACGATACTCTGATGTAGTATGCAGCGGTCAATGCAACTGATCCAATCCCCCAGGATTCAGGCGGCGCTCGATAAGATTATCGAGTGGGGCAGCTATGGCTGTACGCCGCGGCAGTTGGCGTTTACGCTGGCGCTTGGATTTGCGATTGGCTGTATTCCGGTCTTTGGTGTGACAAGCGGGATATGCGCCTTGCTGGCGCTGCTGTTGCGATTGAATATGCCTGCGATCCAGGCTGCGAACTGGATTGCGATGCCGGTGCAGGTGCTGCTCCTGATTCCCTTTTTGCGGATTGGGGAGTGGCTTTTTGCTGCAACGCCGGTGGCGCTCAATCGTTCGGAGTTACTGGCGCGCATTCAAAACACGCCGTTGCAGGTGCTGGAGCAGATGGGCGGGCTTTTTGGTCACGCGATCCTGGTTTGGCTCATCCTGGCAGCACCGGCGCTGCTGGTGCTGACACTGGTGCTCACGATGTTGATCACCAGGATCAAAATGCCGAATGCGATTGGGGCGAAGCAGTCGATTACCGCTTCGCCCCAATCGACAGTTGGTCAGGACTCGTTAGTACCTGTCCTGGACGGGCTGGGCGCTGTCGATCCACGCGGTGTAGATGAGGTCGCGTAGTTCGCTGGCTCCGGCTGCAAGCCGCTCTTCGGTAAAGGCGCGGGACTCGGGCGTGCCGCCATTGACGAATGCGCCGGCCTTATCAAAGGCGTAAACCTGATCCACAAAGGTAGCGGTGTGGCGCAGGTAGGCGACGTAGCTGTCGAAGATGTCGCCGGAGATCACCTTGGGATCGGTCATCTTTTTCGCTACATCTTCAGACTTGATGCTTGCCCCGACAAACGGTCCTTCAAAACGCCAGTGAATGCCGTGTTCGGTGGTGAATCCATTGGGGTTTTCTTTGAGCACCCAGCCATCGTAGTTGATGGTGGTGTGCAGGGGCTGGGAGCCATCGCCGACGTAGTGTCCGAGCCAGCCGGAGTAGAAGAGAATGGCTTGCTCGACGGGGTGAGTGTCCTCTTTGGCGGCGAGTTGACGGCGGTATTCGCGCATGGCGGCCTTGAGGCGCTGCCATACTTCATCGGTTTCCCAGGGCTGGAGGCCGACTTTTTCGGGGCGCTGACCGTGGGCAAAAACGGCGGACTCGAAGTCGAGACGCTTGTGCGGCAGAGGTCCGAGAGCATCTGCCGGTTCCAGGTCAAGGAAATGCTCAGGGGCCTGGGCGGCGCTTAGTTCCGGTTCGGCGTGGGAGCGCCAGCGATCAGGCTCCGGGCCGAGGTATTCAATCTCGTTGATGGCGGACTGGGATTTCAGGAAAGCCGGGACGTCGGCGGGCAGGGCGCTGGCGGCAAGCCGGTTAACCATGCGATGACCTTCATTTCCCCACCCGAAGCTGGGAACCGGGGCAAAAAGGGTCAGGATCAACGCACCAGCAGCAAGTTGACGCGAAAAGGAGTGAGAACTAAATATTTCCATAGCCGAGAGTATATCCGGATGTTTTGCCGATATAGATAAATGGGGGCACCAGAAGAATGCCGAATTGCAGAAGGTGGGATTTCCTGTCACGCTCGAAAAATAACTCTTCTGAGGCTCAAAGTACCCTATACTTAGCTAACACAAAAGTTGTAGCTGATATGTATTACCTGGGCATTACCCGGAACGAAGGTAACATTCAACCCCACCGGGGAGTGCGTGGGATCGGGGCCGATCGAACTTGAAGACCAGCAGCGCTACATCAGTCCGAATCCTCATTGGATGTTTAGCCGCGTATGTTCTCGCTGCGGCGGCTGCTCGTGTGTATTGGGGCCCATCCGTCAATAATTTGATTACTGTGGGTGTGGTGGGGGCCTTGATCCCGTTATTGCTGGTGCTTTTGTTTCGCCCGTCGCCGACCAGGGGTAAACAGGAGAACACTTCGGCCGCAAAGCTGGCGGAAGCGCTGCTGCATTCCACGAATCCGATGGTGCTGGCGACGGATCTGGGCGGCAAATTCACGTATATCAATCCTTCCGCGGAACGCATTCTGGGCTTGCGCAAGTCGGCGCTGGTGGGCACGGCGCAGATCTCCGAGGTCTTTGCTCCGGGTGAACTGGAACGCGTAGGCCAGTGGCTTCGTAAATTACACCCGAACGTCGATGGCCCGGCTGCTCCGGCGGACCCGATGAGCGACTGCATCAACTATGTATTGCAGTTTCCACCGAGCCAGTTGCGCGGGATCGATCTGGAGTTACGGCGCAACGACGGCAGCACCTTTCCGGCGACGCTTTATCTTTCCGCGGTTCGCGATGGGGCGGGCAATCCTTCGGGAATTCTTACCGTGGCGCTCGATCAGACGCTGACGCATCGACAGGAGCGGGCACTGCGAGAGTCGCGCGAGCGCTACCGCGATCTCTTTGAAAACGCGAATGAGATGATCGCGACGCTGAACTCGGCGGGACAGTTTGTATACGTCAATCCGGTTTGGAAGTCGTGCTTTGGGCTTGTGGACAGCTCCTTTGAAAAGCTGGAATCGCTGGAGATGGTCTTCAGTCCCGATTGCCGGTCAGAGGTTGGGCGGCTCTTTCGGCTGGCGCTGGAAGGCGAAACGGTGGAGCATGCTCCACTGCGCACGCATACGATGGACGGGCGCGTACTGGATCTGGAACTGAGCATGAGCCGCCGCCAGAAAGCGGATAATCCGCTGGCTGTTCGCTGCCTGCTGCGGGATATTACGCCGCAGAAGCAGCGCGAAAGACGGCTGGCGCTGCAACTGGTGGTGAGCCAGATTATTGGGCAGAGCACCTCGCCGGAAGTGGCGGCGATGCGCATCCTGGAGTCGGTTTGCCTTTCGCAGGGCTGGGATGCGGCGATGCTCTGGAGCGTCAATGAGGACGAGGACCGGCTGGACTTTCACTCGGCATGGGGTGCGCCGGGCAAGAGCAGCGAAGAAATGATCCAGGAGAATATGGGCCAGGTCATCCTCCGGGGGGCTGATCTGCCGGGCCGGGTGTGGACCAGCGGGCGGGCAGTGTGGGTCGCGGATCTGACCGCGGAACGTCCGACGCCACGCATACAGGCTGCCCTGCGGCATAAGCTGGCGACGGGATGGGCGATCCCGGTACGCGTGGGCAACCGCCTGATTGCGATCCTGGAGTTTTATTGCCAGCAGCGCCAGCGGGAAGAGCGAGAGACGATGGCTACGCTGGAGACGGTCTCTGCATCGCTGGGGCAGATGCTGGCTCGTTCGCGGGAACAGGATCGCGTGGAAGGTCTGCATCGTACACAGCAGATTCTGCTCGATACGATCGACGACGGGATTTGTGGCGCGGATCGCAGCGGGATTGCCACCCTGGTCAACCCGGCGGCGGGACGACTGCTGGGGGCCATTCCTGAGGTGCTTGCCGGAATTTCGGTCCACGAGCTGCTGCATGGAAATATGCCGGGAGGCAATAACTGCGGTGAGGATTGCCCGTTGTTGCGGGCGCTGACTCACAGGATTGCCGCTGCGGGCGAAATTACGATCTATCGGCGCGATGAGACGAGCTTCCCTGCTGAATTTTCACTGACGCCGATCCTGGACCAGGGACGGTATTCGGGAACGGTGCTGAGCTTCCGCGACATCAGCCAGAGGTTTGCTCTGGACCGGATGAAGGATGAGTTTGTCTCGACGGTGAGCCATGAGCTGCGTACGCCTCTGACTTCGATTCGCGGCGCGCTGGGGCTGCTGTCGGCGGGCATATTGGGCGAGATCAATGACAAGGCTGCCAACCTGCTGCGCATTGCGCTTTCCAACTCGGACCGGCTGGTGCGGCTGATCAACGATATTCTCGACCTGGAACGCATCCAGAGTGGGCGCGAACCGCTTTCGTTCCGCCCGATAGCGCTGAGTGAGATTGTTCGACAGGCGATTGATGGCATGATGCCGGTGGCGGATGCGGCGAGCGTGCAGCTTATCCACGATACAAACCTGGTGCAGCTTATCGCCGACCCGGACAGGCTGTTGCAGGTCATCACGAACCTGCTCTCGAACGCCGTCAAGTTCTCGCCGGAGGGGTCAACCGTCTCTGTCACTCTGCGCGAGGGTTCCAGCGGAGTTACGCTTTCGGTGATCGACCAGGGACGCGGTATTCCAGCGGACAAGCTGGACTCGATCTTCGACCGTTTTCAGCAGGTGGACGCTTCCGACTCTCGGCAGAAGGGCGGCAGTGGGCTGGGGCTGGCGATTTGCCGGACAATCGTGCAGCAGCATGGCGGGCGCATCTGGGCAGAGCGTAACGCGGTGCTGGGGTCAACGTTCCGCGTTCTGTTGCCGTTTGAACCGTCGTTGGCGCTGCCCTCGGCAACTCCCATCATCGAGCCGGATCGGGGACGGATTCTGCTGGCGGATGCCAATGCTACGACGCGACCGCTGCTGGCCAATCAGTTGCGCCGCCAGGGCTATCACGTGGTTGAGGCTGCGTCTGTGGAAGAGACGCTCGCGGCGCTGGCGTTCTGCGCTGTTCCCAGCCCGGATGGAGTCGCGAGTATGGGGATTGAGGCGATATTGGTAGATATTTCGCTGGACGGGCTGAACGGATGGGAGATTTTGCCTCGTCTGCGCCAGGAGACAGCGGCCAATGGTGTGCCGATCGTCCTGCTGAGCGTGGATCATCCGAATCCGGCGCTGCCTCTACCGGCGGGGGCCGATGGGTGGGTGCCGCAATCGCCGGACGATGAAACTCTGCTCTCTGAACTGGCCCGCGTGCTATCCAGTCCAGGAGAAAAAGCCCGCATCCTGGTGGTCGAGGACGATATTGATCTTGCGCGTGTCATCGGCGCGGTATTTTCTCGTGACGGCATCGAGATCAAGCTGGTGCATACTCGCCAGGCCGCGCTGGATGCTTGCTTTACGTTCCGTCCGCAGCTCATTGTGCTCGATCTTTCGCTTCCGGACGGCGATGGTTTCAATGTGGTTGACTGGCTGCGTCAGCATGAAGAGCTGGCGAATCTGCCACTGGTGGTCTACTCCGCACGCGAGATCAGCCCGGGCGAACGGGCACATCTCAAATTGGGACCGACCCAGTTTTTGACGAAAGCGAAAGTACAGCCGCAACAGCTTGAGTCTCTGGTCTTGACGATGTTGCGCCGATCGCGTCAGATGGAAGAAACATCCAATCCGGAGCAGTTATCGAATCATCCGTCGCCGGTCGACGACGGGCAACATCGGTCCACGGCGAATTGACCTGGCTATCGTGGCCTGCACGCGGATTAGGCTGTCTGTGAGGAGTCCCTATTGTCCCGCCGAATTCTGATCATTGACGACGAAGACGATATTCGCCAGGTAGCGGCGTTGAGCCTGGAAACCATTGCCGGTTGGGATGTGATCGTTGCCAACTCCGGTGCGCAGGGACTGGAGCGCGCGGCCGAGCACCAGCCGGATGCGATTTTGCTGGATGTGATGATGCCGGGCATGGATGGGCCGACGACGTTTCGCGAACTGCGCAAAAATCCGGCAACGGCAAAGATTCCTGTCCTGTTGCTTACCGCGAAGGTGCAGGGGCCGGACCAACGGCGCTTTGCAGACCTGGGCGTGGAGGCGGTTCTTCTGAAGCCGTTTGACCCGCTGACGCTCGCCTCGCAGATGGCAAAAGTTCTGGGCTGGGAGTAGGCGCCGCGCGCTGATTGTCATGGCAACTACCCCTCCCCCGATGGCTGATGTGCTGGCCCGAATGTGGACGAAATTCCTGCCGGATATTGAGGCGCGAGTAGCGACTCTGGAAGCAGCGGCGCGAGCGCTTGATGCAGGCTCACTCCCAGAGGACGCACGCGATGCGGCTCATGCGGCGGCTCACAAACTGGCGGGGACCTTGGGCATGTTCGGGCTTCCGCGTGGCACGGAGTTAGCTCGCAGAGCGGAGTTACTACTGGTGGAGGATGTATCCGCGGCAGACGCGGATGAACTTACGGGCTGGGTAACGGAAATCAGAGATTTGATTCACAGCCGCGGATAGAGCTGGCTATATAAAGCGCAATCGTCGATTCCTGTGCGATTGCTGGCCTTCCATTCCAGCCTCTCATTTCCTGCCAGTGCCTGATCTGCAAGCGCGGGTCGATGCGGCACCCGTTACACTGCTTATTGGTGATGAGAATCCGGTGAGCCCGAAACGCACAGCCAAGCCGCAGCTCGACCTCCTGTTTGGAGCGCGCGAGGAGGCCAGTCCGACTTCTGAAACAAAGCCTGAACCGACAAGCCGAAGCAGGGATCGTGCGCGTCGAACATGGCTTGTCCATCAGCTCGTCTCTGAGGCGCGTGAGGTTGTCGAGCAGGAATTTGGAGATGTTTGGGTCGAGGGCGAAATATCCAACTATCGTCCTGCTTCTTCGGGGCATTTGTATTTCACGCTCAAGGATGCCGAGGCGCAGCTTCCGGTGGTGCTGTTTCGTCGCCAGGCGCAACTGTTGCGATTTCGCCCGGAGGATGGCCTGCATGTTCGCGTGCGGGGCAAGGTCACTATTTACGAGCAGCGCGGACAGATACAGCTCGTGGCTGAGACGATGGAGCCGGTTGGCGCGGGGAGCCTGCAGTTGGCATTTGAACAGCTTCGCGATCAGCTCAAGGCCGAGGGGCTTTTCGAGCAGGATCGCAAGCAGCCGCTGCCTGCGTTTCCGCGTAGTGTGGCTGTCATTACTTCACCGACCGGCGCGGTCATTCGTGACTTTCTGAATATTGTTGGCCGTCGTCACTCGGGTCTGGATGTTGTGGTCGTTCCGGTCAGCGTGCAAGGCGACGCAGCGGCTGCCGAGATTGAAGCAGCGCTGGTACAAATGAACGCACTTCGCATTGCAGACGTGATTGTGATCGCGCGTGGTGGCGGCTCGCTTGAGGATATGGCTGCGTTCAATAGTGAGCGTGTGGCCCGCGCGATTGCGGCGAGCGAACTACCTGTGGTCTCCGCTGTAGGGCATGAGACGGATTTCACCATTGCGGACTTTGTGGCGGATCTGCGTGCGCCTACGCCCTCTGCTGCTGCTGAGTTGATTACCGAGGCACAGCATAAGATTGCCGACTACATTGAGGCGCTTGAGCAACGGATCGACCGCGGTATTCGCTTTCAACTTTTGCAGGCACGCCAGCATTTTGCACGACTGCCTGCATCCCGCACGGAACAGCGCATGATGACGACTCTGCACCGGCTGGAGCAAAGGCTTGATGAGCTTGCGTTTCGCATGGAAAATGCAATGGTCGCACGGTTCCGCGAAGATCGACTTGCAGTTACAGAATTGCGTGCTGCGGTGCTGCGTCATGACCCGCGCCAGCAGCTTGGGGCTGCGCGTGAAGCGCTTTCCGCATGGCAATCACGGCTTCATCATGCACTCGATCGCAGCCTGACAAGCAAGCAGCATCGCACACATGCCGGAGAAGACAGGTTATATCGCGCTGCGCAGGTTCACGTGGCCAACCGGCGCGCGGCTCTTGGCACGCTGCGCGGCCAGTTGCAATCGTTGTCACCGCTGGCAGTGCTGCAACGTGGCTATGCGCTTGTTCAGGATGAGAATGGCGTGATTGTGCGCTCGATAGAGCGGTTGACTACGAATCAACAGGTCGCGACTCAGCTTGGGGACGGTACGTTTATCAGCCGTGTAGAAACAACATCCAGATCAATCAAGAAGGATCGTAAAACAAGCACATGAGACAGCTCTTCGGTACGGACGGAATACGCGGCGTTGCGGGCATTGCTCCACTCGATACAACTACGATCTATGCGGTCGGCTTGGCCCTGGCGCATTCATTGCGACCTGCGGCTATCATTCCACGCGTGATTCTTGGGCGCGATACGCGTGAGTCCAGTCCGTGGATTACAGCCATGCTGGCTGCCGGATTGCGCGCTGGCGGAGCAGAGATTGAGAGTGCGGGAATTGTGCCTACGCCTGCCATTGCTTTTCTTGCGCACACGCATGGATTCCAGGCTGGAGTTGTGATCTCGGCGAGCCACAATCCATGGGAAGATAACGGCATCAAGCTCTTTGGCAGCGACGGTTA harbors:
- the xseA gene encoding exodeoxyribonuclease VII large subunit, yielding MSPKRTAKPQLDLLFGAREEASPTSETKPEPTSRSRDRARRTWLVHQLVSEAREVVEQEFGDVWVEGEISNYRPASSGHLYFTLKDAEAQLPVVLFRRQAQLLRFRPEDGLHVRVRGKVTIYEQRGQIQLVAETMEPVGAGSLQLAFEQLRDQLKAEGLFEQDRKQPLPAFPRSVAVITSPTGAVIRDFLNIVGRRHSGLDVVVVPVSVQGDAAAAEIEAALVQMNALRIADVIVIARGGGSLEDMAAFNSERVARAIAASELPVVSAVGHETDFTIADFVADLRAPTPSAAAELITEAQHKIADYIEALEQRIDRGIRFQLLQARQHFARLPASRTEQRMMTTLHRLEQRLDELAFRMENAMVARFREDRLAVTELRAAVLRHDPRQQLGAAREALSAWQSRLHHALDRSLTSKQHRTHAGEDRLYRAAQVHVANRRAALGTLRGQLQSLSPLAVLQRGYALVQDENGVIVRSIERLTTNQQVATQLGDGTFISRVETTSRSIKKDRKTST
- a CDS encoding response regulator, which encodes MSRRILIIDDEDDIRQVAALSLETIAGWDVIVANSGAQGLERAAEHQPDAILLDVMMPGMDGPTTFRELRKNPATAKIPVLLLTAKVQGPDQRRFADLGVEAVLLKPFDPLTLASQMAKVLGWE
- a CDS encoding PAS domain S-box protein, which codes for MKTSSATSVRILIGCLAAYVLAAAAARVYWGPSVNNLITVGVVGALIPLLLVLLFRPSPTRGKQENTSAAKLAEALLHSTNPMVLATDLGGKFTYINPSAERILGLRKSALVGTAQISEVFAPGELERVGQWLRKLHPNVDGPAAPADPMSDCINYVLQFPPSQLRGIDLELRRNDGSTFPATLYLSAVRDGAGNPSGILTVALDQTLTHRQERALRESRERYRDLFENANEMIATLNSAGQFVYVNPVWKSCFGLVDSSFEKLESLEMVFSPDCRSEVGRLFRLALEGETVEHAPLRTHTMDGRVLDLELSMSRRQKADNPLAVRCLLRDITPQKQRERRLALQLVVSQIIGQSTSPEVAAMRILESVCLSQGWDAAMLWSVNEDEDRLDFHSAWGAPGKSSEEMIQENMGQVILRGADLPGRVWTSGRAVWVADLTAERPTPRIQAALRHKLATGWAIPVRVGNRLIAILEFYCQQRQREERETMATLETVSASLGQMLARSREQDRVEGLHRTQQILLDTIDDGICGADRSGIATLVNPAAGRLLGAIPEVLAGISVHELLHGNMPGGNNCGEDCPLLRALTHRIAAAGEITIYRRDETSFPAEFSLTPILDQGRYSGTVLSFRDISQRFALDRMKDEFVSTVSHELRTPLTSIRGALGLLSAGILGEINDKAANLLRIALSNSDRLVRLINDILDLERIQSGREPLSFRPIALSEIVRQAIDGMMPVADAASVQLIHDTNLVQLIADPDRLLQVITNLLSNAVKFSPEGSTVSVTLREGSSGVTLSVIDQGRGIPADKLDSIFDRFQQVDASDSRQKGGSGLGLAICRTIVQQHGGRIWAERNAVLGSTFRVLLPFEPSLALPSATPIIEPDRGRILLADANATTRPLLANQLRRQGYHVVEAASVEETLAALAFCAVPSPDGVASMGIEAILVDISLDGLNGWEILPRLRQETAANGVPIVLLSVDHPNPALPLPAGADGWVPQSPDDETLLSELARVLSSPGEKARILVVEDDIDLARVIGAVFSRDGIEIKLVHTRQAALDACFTFRPQLIVLDLSLPDGDGFNVVDWLRQHEELANLPLVVYSAREISPGERAHLKLGPTQFLTKAKVQPQQLESLVLTMLRRSRQMEETSNPEQLSNHPSPVDDGQHRSTAN
- a CDS encoding Hpt domain-containing protein, with translation MATTPPPMADVLARMWTKFLPDIEARVATLEAAARALDAGSLPEDARDAAHAAAHKLAGTLGMFGLPRGTELARRAELLLVEDVSAADADELTGWVTEIRDLIHSRG